The Listeria sp. PSOL-1 genome includes a region encoding these proteins:
- a CDS encoding acyl-CoA thioesterase, whose product MSNRVQKFCKESLVIKTSRVFPQDTNNHNTLFGGKLMTYIDDTASISASRHCRVGIVTASTDSVDFLKPIKNDHSVCLESYVASVGRSSMEIFVKVISENLKTGERYLAATSFLTFVAIDDTGKTVEVPEVIPETSEEKMIYAGAENRARARMERLKGSRILAESLSTDIPWQRA is encoded by the coding sequence ATGTCTAATCGAGTACAAAAATTTTGTAAAGAGTCATTAGTTATTAAAACGAGTCGGGTTTTTCCGCAAGATACAAATAATCATAATACGTTGTTTGGCGGGAAATTGATGACATATATTGACGATACAGCTTCCATCAGTGCTTCTAGGCATTGTAGAGTAGGAATTGTTACGGCTTCAACCGATTCAGTTGATTTTTTAAAGCCAATTAAAAATGATCACTCGGTTTGTCTTGAATCTTATGTCGCTTCAGTTGGGCGTTCTTCAATGGAGATTTTTGTAAAAGTGATTTCAGAAAATTTGAAGACAGGTGAACGCTATCTAGCAGCAACATCTTTTTTGACTTTTGTGGCTATTGATGACACAGGAAAAACAGTCGAGGTTCCTGAAGTGATACCAGAAACATCCGAAGAAAAAATGATTTATGCAGGAGCCGAGAACCGTGCTCGTGCTAGAATGGAGCGCTTGAAAGGTAGTCGGATTTTAGCTGAATCATTATCTACGGATATCCCTTGGCAAAGGGCATAA
- a CDS encoding pseudouridine synthase — protein sequence MERLQKVIANAGITSRRKAEKLITEGKVTVNGKIVTELGIKVSSSDKIDVGGTPLTKEEHRYFLFYKPRGIVSTVTDDKGRKVVTDYFIDIPERLYPVGRLDYETSGLLLMTNDGDFANLLMHPRHKITKTYTARLKGIPEKEDLRKLERGIILEGKKTAKAKVRMRSFDKSKNKAIVTLTIHEGRNRQVRKMFEAIGTPVQKLVREEYAFLNLHGMNAGERRELSHHEVKQLKNLAQFGGNK from the coding sequence ATGGAACGTTTGCAAAAAGTAATTGCGAATGCGGGAATTACTTCGCGTCGTAAGGCAGAAAAATTAATTACAGAAGGCAAAGTAACGGTTAATGGTAAAATCGTCACAGAACTTGGCATAAAAGTTTCTTCTTCAGATAAAATTGATGTTGGTGGAACTCCGCTGACAAAAGAAGAACATCGTTATTTTTTATTTTATAAGCCTCGAGGGATTGTTTCAACGGTCACTGACGATAAAGGGAGAAAGGTGGTTACTGATTATTTTATCGATATTCCCGAACGACTTTATCCAGTGGGGCGCCTTGATTATGAAACATCTGGACTTTTGTTGATGACAAATGATGGGGATTTTGCTAATTTGTTAATGCATCCACGTCATAAGATAACAAAAACTTACACCGCTCGCCTAAAAGGAATTCCTGAAAAAGAGGACCTTCGCAAACTAGAACGTGGTATCATCCTAGAAGGAAAAAAAACAGCTAAAGCTAAAGTGCGAATGCGCTCATTTGATAAGTCCAAAAATAAAGCGATTGTCACACTGACCATTCATGAAGGCCGAAATCGGCAAGTGAGGAAAATGTTTGAAGCGATTGGCACCCCTGTCCAAAAACTTGTGCGTGAAGAGTATGCCTTTTTAAATTTGCATGGCATGAATGCTGGAGAGCGTCGTGAACTTAGTCATCATGAAGTGAAACAGCTTAAAAATCTTGCGCAATTCGGTGGAAATAAGTAA
- a CDS encoding ATP-binding protein: MKLWNSIVGKIWSTIILLLIGVMVICGFLVAMVYEKNNFSEIEKELEHTASGIISIMEAKNQVMKNQESGSEALNLLNKTTGVIVAQNQKSVYYNPSPDKISRSTIDKLTSDAKIQKALQSAEKLTMKYDFKDNRHELPVELTVKPFKLTNGETGVVYVYKSYIDILNVNKKTTRTLLIAGIGAILVTSLLSFIFSSRMAFPLREMKKIAVAVSRGNFDNRVPSYTHDEIGDLGIAFNNMAQQLKYNITALQQEKEQLSNILVGMADGVIKFNIDKTIILSNPPAEEFLHNWFFSNENIERVLIPEKLNTMLDAISKTQDEQVGEITFGDQTYVTILTLLYNGENVRSIVAVIRDVTEEKRLEKMKSDFVSNISHELRTPISMLQGYSEAIIDGIAQNEEEVREFAQIIYEESLRIGRLVNDMLDLARMEAGFNHLDKKEQKVVPFIKKVVSNFGVLARENFVELKIDARDPDLVYQFDTDRLEQVLINLIMNAIRHTGRSGYHGVVTVKESVDEVNEQLLIVVQDNGVGIPEQDIPYLFERFYKADKARTRSKAGTGIGLAIVKNIVEAHNGKITIESELGKGSSFIISLPLSTKE; the protein is encoded by the coding sequence ATGAAACTCTGGAATAGTATCGTTGGTAAAATTTGGAGCACAATTATTTTGCTCTTGATAGGTGTTATGGTTATATGTGGTTTTTTGGTAGCCATGGTTTATGAAAAAAATAATTTTAGTGAAATTGAAAAAGAATTAGAGCATACTGCAAGTGGCATCATCTCCATTATGGAAGCGAAAAACCAAGTAATGAAAAATCAAGAAAGTGGTTCTGAAGCACTGAATTTGCTCAACAAAACAACAGGGGTGATTGTTGCACAAAATCAAAAAAGTGTCTATTATAACCCATCTCCGGATAAAATTTCTCGCAGTACCATTGATAAGTTGACAAGCGATGCCAAAATTCAAAAAGCTTTACAGTCAGCTGAAAAATTAACCATGAAGTATGATTTCAAAGATAACAGGCATGAGCTTCCTGTCGAACTTACGGTGAAGCCTTTTAAACTCACAAATGGGGAAACGGGCGTTGTCTATGTTTATAAGTCTTATATTGACATTTTAAATGTCAATAAAAAAACAACAAGAACCCTTCTTATTGCTGGGATTGGAGCGATTTTAGTTACATCATTGCTTTCATTTATTTTCTCTTCACGGATGGCTTTTCCGCTTAGGGAAATGAAAAAAATTGCTGTTGCTGTATCCCGTGGGAATTTTGATAATCGGGTACCGAGCTATACACATGATGAAATAGGAGACTTAGGGATTGCTTTTAACAACATGGCACAGCAGCTGAAATATAATATTACTGCTCTGCAACAAGAAAAAGAGCAGCTTTCGAATATTTTAGTTGGTATGGCTGATGGTGTGATTAAATTCAATATTGATAAAACCATTATTTTAAGCAATCCACCTGCGGAAGAATTTCTCCATAATTGGTTCTTTTCCAATGAAAATATTGAACGGGTCTTGATCCCAGAAAAGCTAAATACGATGTTAGATGCGATTTCGAAAACACAAGATGAACAAGTTGGCGAAATTACATTTGGGGATCAAACATATGTTACAATTTTAACGCTGCTTTATAACGGTGAAAATGTCCGTAGTATTGTCGCGGTTATTCGTGATGTAACGGAAGAAAAACGATTAGAAAAAATGAAAAGTGACTTTGTAAGTAATATTTCGCATGAACTTAGAACACCCATTTCGATGCTTCAAGGTTATAGTGAAGCGATTATTGATGGAATCGCTCAAAACGAAGAAGAAGTTCGTGAATTTGCACAAATTATTTATGAAGAATCACTGAGAATTGGCCGTTTGGTAAATGATATGCTCGATCTAGCTAGAATGGAAGCTGGTTTTAATCATTTAGACAAGAAAGAGCAGAAGGTTGTACCATTCATTAAAAAAGTTGTTTCAAATTTTGGTGTATTAGCGCGTGAAAACTTTGTTGAACTTAAAATAGATGCAAGAGATCCAGACCTTGTTTATCAATTTGATACAGATCGGTTGGAACAAGTATTAATTAATTTAATCATGAATGCGATTCGTCATACTGGAAGAAGTGGCTATCATGGTGTTGTCACTGTGAAGGAGTCAGTAGATGAAGTAAACGAACAACTCCTTATCGTCGTTCAAGATAATGGCGTTGGTATACCAGAACAAGATATTCCATATTTATTTGAACGCTTTTATAAAGCAGACAAAGCAAGAACTAGAAGTAAGGCAGGTACAGGGATTGGTCTGGCGATTGTTAAAAATATCGTCGAAGCACATAATGGGAAAATTACAATAGAAAGTGAGCTTGGTAAAGGTTCTTCTTTTATTATCAGCTTACCTCTTTCTACAAAGGAGTAA
- the scpB gene encoding SMC-Scp complex subunit ScpB, whose product MDKEQQLGILESLLFAAGDEGIKVKRITEVMEITHIEALDLLETISENYAHDKARGLILLELAGSFQLATKKENALYLRKLVETPQAGTLSQASLETLAIIAYKQPITRIEVDEIRGVQSDGPIRTLIAKGLITDKGRTESIGRAKLYVTTTEFLDAFGLNCLQDLPQLKEANEEPDQDEVDLFFNKFNQKSQVEGEKQ is encoded by the coding sequence GTGGATAAAGAACAACAATTAGGGATTTTAGAAAGTTTGCTCTTTGCTGCAGGTGATGAGGGCATCAAAGTGAAACGAATCACGGAAGTTATGGAAATCACGCATATTGAAGCGCTTGATTTACTAGAAACCATAAGCGAAAATTATGCTCATGATAAAGCGCGAGGCTTGATTTTACTTGAACTTGCGGGATCATTTCAGCTCGCCACAAAAAAAGAAAATGCACTGTATTTACGTAAATTAGTAGAGACTCCTCAAGCAGGTACACTTTCACAAGCATCACTCGAGACACTGGCGATTATTGCTTATAAGCAGCCGATTACTCGAATCGAAGTTGATGAAATTCGCGGCGTTCAATCAGATGGACCAATCCGGACGCTAATCGCAAAAGGGTTAATCACTGATAAAGGTCGCACAGAAAGTATTGGACGTGCTAAGCTATATGTAACGACAACAGAATTTCTCGATGCTTTTGGCTTAAACTGCTTACAAGATTTGCCACAGCTTAAAGAAGCGAACGAGGAACCAGATCAAGATGAAGTCGATCTATTTTTTAATAAATTCAACCAAAAAAGCCAGGTGGAAGGAGAAAAACAGTGA
- a CDS encoding response regulator transcription factor, which produces MSDQVKVLVVDDEDRIRRLLKMYLERENFQIEEASDGDQALEMALETDYDVILLDLMMPGKDGIEACHELREHKATPVVMLTAKGEEANRVQGFEVGADDYIVKPFSPREVVLRVKAVLRRGKQSNENLVASAPGDVLTFPHISIDNEAHRVTVDGQEIPLTPKEYDLLYYLARSPDKVYDRESLLKEVWRYEFFGDLRTIDTHIKRLREKLLEVSEAAAKMIVTVWGLGYKFAVPEE; this is translated from the coding sequence ATGAGTGATCAAGTAAAAGTGCTCGTTGTTGATGATGAAGACCGCATCAGACGTCTTTTAAAAATGTATTTGGAGAGAGAAAATTTTCAAATTGAAGAAGCAAGCGATGGGGATCAAGCCCTAGAAATGGCACTTGAAACTGATTATGATGTTATTCTGCTAGATTTGATGATGCCTGGAAAAGATGGAATAGAAGCTTGCCATGAACTACGAGAACATAAAGCAACACCGGTTGTTATGCTCACTGCAAAAGGCGAAGAAGCGAATCGAGTACAGGGATTTGAGGTTGGCGCTGATGATTATATTGTAAAACCATTTAGTCCAAGAGAAGTTGTTTTACGTGTCAAAGCTGTGCTTAGGCGAGGCAAACAATCAAATGAAAATCTTGTTGCAAGCGCTCCAGGGGATGTGCTCACATTCCCACATATTTCAATTGATAATGAAGCACATCGCGTGACGGTTGATGGACAAGAAATTCCTTTAACACCGAAAGAATATGACTTGCTCTATTATTTAGCAAGATCACCAGATAAAGTTTATGATCGGGAATCATTGTTAAAAGAAGTTTGGCGATATGAATTTTTTGGCGATTTACGAACGATTGATACACACATTAAGCGTCTACGTGAAAAATTATTAGAAGTTTCAGAGGCAGCTGCTAAGATGATCGTGACCGTTTGGGGATTAGGTTATAAATTTGCGGTACCGGAAGAATAA
- the lysA gene encoding diaminopimelate decarboxylase: MTFERYGTMNVNEKGHLEVGGVDTLKLAQKYGTPLYVYDVALIRDRARGFKKTFAEMEIDAQVAYASKAFSSIAIYQLMAEEDLSLDVVSGGELYTAIKANFPKERIHFHGNNKTAEELKMALDYDIGCIVLDNYDEITLLQKLLEERKQKMAVLIRVTPGIEAHTHDYILTGQDDSKFGFGLTNGQAEKAIQEVLAAEEQFDLIGLHCHIGSQIFETTGFVMAAHRIMEQLVLWRDSLGFESKVLNLGGGFGVRYTQDDQPLDPSEYVRQIVQEVKQMAINHRLEMPEIWIEPGRSLVGEAGTTLYKIGSRKEVPGIRDYVAVDGGMNDNIRPALYEAQYEAVLAKNPLGKTEETVAIAGKCCESGDMLIWDLRLPKAFSEEILAVFCTGAYGYSMASNYNRIPRPAVVFVEDGQDKLVIKRESYADLVRNDLSFIEV; this comes from the coding sequence ATGACATTTGAACGGTATGGTACAATGAATGTTAATGAAAAAGGACATCTTGAAGTTGGTGGTGTGGATACATTAAAGCTCGCTCAAAAATATGGTACGCCACTTTACGTTTATGATGTAGCGCTTATTCGTGACCGTGCACGGGGTTTTAAAAAAACTTTTGCAGAGATGGAAATAGATGCGCAAGTAGCCTATGCAAGTAAGGCTTTTTCTTCCATTGCAATTTACCAGCTGATGGCTGAAGAAGATTTATCACTGGACGTTGTTTCAGGAGGAGAGCTTTATACGGCAATAAAAGCAAATTTTCCTAAAGAACGAATTCACTTCCATGGAAATAATAAAACAGCCGAAGAATTAAAGATGGCTCTTGATTATGATATTGGTTGTATTGTTCTTGATAATTATGATGAGATTACTTTGCTACAAAAACTACTTGAAGAAAGAAAGCAAAAAATGGCCGTGCTTATTCGTGTTACACCAGGTATCGAAGCACATACGCATGATTATATTTTAACTGGACAAGATGATTCAAAATTTGGTTTTGGACTAACAAATGGTCAGGCTGAAAAAGCGATTCAAGAGGTTTTAGCGGCAGAGGAACAATTTGATTTAATTGGCCTGCATTGTCATATTGGTTCACAAATTTTTGAAACAACTGGCTTTGTTATGGCAGCACATCGTATTATGGAGCAACTTGTTTTATGGCGCGATTCGCTTGGCTTTGAGTCTAAAGTACTTAATTTAGGCGGGGGTTTTGGCGTGCGTTATACACAAGATGATCAACCATTAGATCCAAGCGAATACGTTAGACAAATTGTTCAAGAAGTTAAACAAATGGCAATAAATCATAGGCTAGAAATGCCAGAGATTTGGATTGAGCCTGGTAGGTCGCTTGTTGGTGAAGCAGGTACAACGCTTTATAAAATCGGCTCACGCAAGGAAGTCCCTGGGATAAGAGACTATGTTGCTGTAGATGGCGGCATGAATGATAATATTCGCCCTGCTTTATATGAAGCACAGTATGAAGCGGTTTTAGCAAAGAATCCACTTGGGAAAACAGAAGAGACCGTAGCGATTGCTGGGAAATGTTGTGAATCAGGAGATATGTTGATTTGGGATTTGCGATTACCGAAAGCGTTTAGTGAGGAAATTTTAGCTGTCTTTTGCACGGGGGCTTATGGTTATTCGATGGCAAGTAACTATAACCGGATTCCGCGTCCTGCTGTTGTTTTTGTAGAAGATGGGCAAGATAAGCTAGTGATTAAACGTGAAAGTTACGCTGATTTGGTGCGAAATGATCTTTCATTTATTGAGGTGTAA
- a CDS encoding purine-nucleoside phosphorylase — MSIEKVNQAVLKIKDAYQGKPKIGLILGSGLGVLADEMVGSTKIAYEEIPHFPVSTVEGHAGQFVFGTIEQKEVVAMQGRFHYYEGYSMEEVTFPVRVMKALGVEILLVTNAAGGVNELFHAGDLMLIADHINFTGTNPLIGPNESYFGPRFPDMSEAYSLRLREKARKIALSLDIPTREGVYAGFSGPTYETPAEIRMIRTLGADAVGMSTVAEVIVARHAGIEVLGISCITNMAAGILDQPLSHEEVIETTDRVQKTFLTYVKAIIAKL, encoded by the coding sequence ATGAGTATTGAAAAAGTAAATCAAGCGGTTTTGAAAATTAAAGATGCGTATCAAGGGAAACCTAAGATTGGCTTGATTCTTGGTTCTGGTTTAGGGGTTTTGGCTGATGAAATGGTGGGTTCAACAAAAATAGCTTACGAGGAAATTCCCCATTTTCCTGTTTCTACTGTAGAAGGACATGCGGGGCAGTTTGTTTTTGGAACGATTGAGCAAAAAGAAGTGGTTGCTATGCAGGGACGTTTTCACTATTATGAAGGTTATTCAATGGAAGAAGTTACTTTTCCAGTTCGAGTGATGAAAGCGTTAGGGGTAGAAATTTTACTTGTTACCAATGCTGCAGGTGGCGTTAATGAATTATTTCATGCAGGTGACCTGATGTTAATTGCTGATCATATTAATTTTACGGGAACAAATCCACTTATTGGACCAAATGAGTCGTATTTTGGGCCACGTTTCCCTGATATGTCAGAAGCGTATAGCTTAAGATTACGCGAAAAAGCACGCAAGATTGCACTTTCACTTGATATTCCAACTCGTGAAGGCGTTTATGCTGGATTTAGTGGCCCGACATATGAAACGCCTGCCGAAATTCGAATGATCAGGACACTTGGAGCAGATGCCGTTGGAATGTCAACGGTTGCTGAGGTCATTGTTGCTCGTCATGCAGGAATAGAGGTATTGGGAATCTCATGTATTACCAATATGGCAGCGGGAATTCTTGATCAGCCGCTTTCACATGAAGAAGTAATCGAGACAACAGACCGAGTCCAAAAAACATTTTTAACTTATGTGAAGGCAATCATTGCTAAACTTTAA
- a CDS encoding segregation/condensation protein A, which translates to MVEINFKVDAFEGPLDLLLHLIGKLEIDIYDIPMVEITDQYMEFVHAMQILELDIASEYLVMAATLLAIKSQMLLPKQEIEFADAEYELEADPRDELVERLMEYKRYKDAALELKEKETERSFYFSKPPMDLAEYQDETLPVEMNVSLNDMLGAFNKLLRRQKFSKPLHTRITTQEISIDERMNEVMNRLREASCKVKFDMLFVEQNTKEQIVVTFLALLELMKRKMIYVEQDHSFADLYVENRGEVKSG; encoded by the coding sequence ATGGTTGAAATAAATTTTAAAGTCGATGCATTTGAAGGTCCGCTTGATTTGCTCCTGCATTTAATCGGTAAGCTCGAAATTGATATTTATGACATTCCAATGGTCGAAATAACTGATCAATACATGGAATTTGTTCATGCGATGCAAATCCTTGAACTTGATATTGCCAGTGAATACTTAGTGATGGCTGCCACCCTTTTAGCAATTAAAAGCCAAATGTTATTACCAAAGCAAGAAATTGAATTCGCCGATGCTGAGTATGAGCTTGAGGCTGACCCACGTGATGAATTAGTAGAACGCTTAATGGAATATAAACGCTATAAAGATGCGGCGCTTGAACTGAAGGAAAAGGAAACGGAACGTAGTTTTTATTTCAGCAAACCGCCGATGGATTTAGCGGAATATCAAGATGAGACGTTGCCCGTAGAAATGAATGTTTCACTTAATGATATGCTTGGTGCCTTTAATAAATTATTGCGACGGCAAAAATTTAGCAAACCGCTTCATACAAGGATTACAACACAAGAGATTTCAATTGATGAGCGTATGAATGAAGTGATGAATCGACTAAGAGAAGCAAGCTGCAAGGTGAAATTTGACATGTTATTTGTTGAACAGAATACAAAAGAACAGATCGTTGTTACCTTTTTGGCGTTGCTTGAATTGATGAAGCGAAAAATGATTTATGTTGAGCAAGATCATAGCTTTGCTGACTTATATGTAGAAAATAGAGGAGAAGTCAAAAGTGGATAA